A window of the Kosakonia sp. BYX6 genome harbors these coding sequences:
- the dsrB gene encoding protein DsrB: protein MKVNDRVTVKTDGGPRRPGVVLAVEAFNEGTMYLVSLEDYPLGIWFFNEKDHPDGVFVELEN from the coding sequence ATGAAGGTTAACGATCGGGTGACAGTTAAAACGGACGGGGGACCTCGCCGTCCGGGTGTGGTATTGGCTGTTGAAGCGTTTAATGAAGGTACAATGTACCTGGTTTCACTGGAAGATTACCCGCTCGGTATTTGGTTCTTTAATGAAAAAGACCACCCGGACGGGGTATTTGTTGAATTAGAAAATTAA
- the fliO gene encoding flagellar biosynthetic protein FliO — protein MKTQATVSQPSAVSGAPLLQVSGALFGIIAVILIAAWLAKRFGFGGRTASSRGLKVTASSTVGPRERVVIVDVEDARLVLGVTPTNINLLHKLPPAPVDSEAVNEKNVDFQSVMKNLLKRSGRS, from the coding sequence ATGAAGACACAGGCCACGGTTTCTCAACCGTCCGCCGTTTCCGGCGCGCCACTGTTGCAAGTCAGTGGCGCGCTGTTTGGCATCATCGCCGTGATTTTGATCGCGGCCTGGCTTGCCAAACGCTTCGGCTTTGGCGGCAGAACCGCCAGCAGTCGGGGTTTAAAAGTGACTGCCAGCTCCACGGTTGGCCCGCGCGAACGCGTGGTGATTGTGGATGTTGAAGATGCACGCCTGGTGCTGGGCGTTACGCCCACCAACATCAATCTGTTGCACAAACTTCCGCCCGCCCCCGTCGACAGCGAAGCCGTGAACGAGAAAAATGTGGATTTCCAGTCCGTGATGAAGAATTTGCTCAAGCGTTCCGGGAGATCCTGA
- a CDS encoding DUF808 domain-containing protein, which translates to MAGSSLLTLLDDIATLLDDISVMGKLAAKKTAGVLGDDLSLNAQQVTGVRANRELPVVWGVARGSLLNKVILVPLALLISAFIPWAITPLLMLGGAFLCFEGVEKVLHTIESRKHKENPEARQQRLEALAAQNPQQFEKDKIKGAIRTDFILSAEIVAITLGIVADAPLLNQVLILSGIALLVTVGVYGLVGIIVKLDDMGYWLVEKNGALAQGLGKGLLVVAPWLMKVLSVVGTLAMFLVGGGIVVHGIAPLHHAIEHFASAQNALLQALTPMVANLLLGFVIGAIVVVIVKMVTRLRGSEA; encoded by the coding sequence TTGGCAGGAAGTAGTTTATTAACCTTACTCGATGACATTGCCACCTTGCTGGATGACATTTCAGTGATGGGCAAACTGGCGGCGAAAAAGACCGCTGGCGTACTGGGGGATGATCTCTCGCTGAATGCCCAGCAAGTCACCGGCGTGCGCGCCAACCGTGAGTTGCCGGTGGTGTGGGGCGTCGCGCGCGGATCGTTATTAAACAAAGTGATCCTCGTTCCCCTGGCGCTGCTGATCAGCGCTTTTATTCCGTGGGCGATTACCCCCTTGTTGATGCTCGGCGGCGCGTTCTTGTGTTTTGAAGGCGTTGAAAAAGTGCTGCACACCATTGAGTCGCGCAAACACAAAGAGAACCCGGAAGCACGCCAGCAGCGGTTAGAAGCATTGGCGGCGCAAAACCCGCAGCAGTTTGAGAAAGATAAAATCAAAGGCGCGATACGCACCGACTTCATCTTGTCGGCGGAAATTGTCGCCATCACCCTTGGCATTGTCGCGGACGCGCCTTTGCTCAACCAGGTGTTGATTCTCTCGGGCATTGCGCTGCTGGTGACGGTCGGCGTTTACGGCCTGGTGGGCATTATCGTCAAGCTTGATGATATGGGCTATTGGCTGGTGGAGAAAAACGGCGCGCTGGCGCAAGGGCTGGGTAAAGGCCTGCTGGTCGTTGCGCCGTGGTTGATGAAGGTCTTGTCGGTGGTCGGTACGCTGGCGATGTTTCTGGTCGGCGGCGGAATTGTGGTGCACGGTATTGCGCCACTGCATCACGCCATTGAACATTTCGCCAGCGCACAAAATGCGTTGTTACAGGCGTTGACGCCGATGGTGGCAAATCTGCTGCTCGGCTTTGTTATTGGTGCAATTGTTGTGGTTATCGTGAAAATGGTGACCCGTTTGCGCGGCAGCGAAGCATAA
- the fliP gene encoding flagellar type III secretion system pore protein FliP (The bacterial flagellar biogenesis protein FliP forms a type III secretion system (T3SS)-type pore required for flagellar assembly.) encodes MRRLFPFALAGLCLVAPAAFAQLPGLVSQPLAGGGQSWSLPVQTLVFITSLTFLPAILLMMTSFTRIIIVFGLLRNALGTPSAPPNQVLLGLALFLTFFIMSPVLDKIYTDAYQPFSENKISLDVAIDRGAQPLREFMLRQTRQADLALFARLSNSPPIEGPEAVPMRILLPAYVTSELKTAFQIGFTIFIPFLIIDLVIASVLMALGMMMVPPATIALPFKLMLFVLVDGWQLLVGSLAQSFYS; translated from the coding sequence ATGCGCCGTTTGTTCCCTTTTGCGCTGGCCGGGCTGTGTCTGGTTGCGCCTGCTGCGTTCGCACAACTTCCGGGGCTGGTCAGCCAGCCGCTGGCAGGCGGAGGCCAAAGCTGGTCGCTGCCAGTGCAGACGTTGGTGTTTATCACCTCCCTCACCTTCCTGCCCGCCATTTTGCTGATGATGACCAGCTTTACTCGCATCATCATTGTGTTTGGCCTGCTGCGAAATGCGCTCGGTACGCCGTCGGCGCCGCCGAACCAGGTATTGCTGGGTCTGGCGCTGTTTTTGACCTTTTTCATTATGTCGCCGGTGCTCGACAAGATTTACACCGACGCGTATCAGCCGTTTAGCGAAAACAAGATTTCGCTGGATGTGGCGATCGACCGGGGCGCGCAACCGCTGCGTGAATTTATGCTGCGTCAGACCCGCCAGGCGGATCTCGCACTGTTCGCCCGTCTTTCCAATAGCCCGCCGATTGAAGGGCCAGAAGCGGTGCCGATGCGCATTCTGCTGCCGGCGTATGTCACCAGCGAGCTGAAAACCGCGTTCCAGATTGGTTTTACGATTTTTATTCCCTTCCTGATTATCGACCTGGTGATCGCAAGCGTGCTGATGGCGCTGGGGATGATGATGGTGCCACCTGCGACGATCGCGCTACCGTTCAAACTGATGTTGTTTGTGCTGGTGGATGGCTGGCAGCTGCTTGTCGGCTCGCTGGCGCAAAGCTTTTACAGTTAG
- the fliR gene encoding flagellar biosynthetic protein FliR, with the protein MLNVTSDQWIHWISLYFWPLLRVMALIMTAPILSESRIPRRIKVGLGIVITMVVAPTLPPVPDIPIFSPAALWVALQQILIGIALGFTMQFAFATIRMAGELIGLQMGLSFATFVDPTSHLNMPVLARLVDMLALLLFLTLNGHLWLISMLVDTFHTLPIGGNPVNGNAYMALTRAAGMIFLNGLMLALPIITLLLTINLSLGLLNRMAPQLSVFVIGFPVTLSVGILLMAAMMPLIAPFCERLFSEIFNLLADIVSELPRNTNP; encoded by the coding sequence ATGTTGAACGTCACCAGCGACCAGTGGATACACTGGATCAGTCTGTATTTCTGGCCGCTGCTGCGCGTGATGGCGCTGATCATGACCGCGCCTATTCTGAGCGAATCGCGCATTCCCCGGCGGATTAAAGTGGGCCTGGGGATTGTAATAACGATGGTGGTCGCCCCGACACTGCCGCCGGTGCCGGATATTCCGATTTTCTCGCCGGCTGCCCTGTGGGTGGCGCTTCAGCAGATTCTGATTGGCATTGCGCTCGGTTTCACTATGCAATTCGCCTTTGCCACCATCCGTATGGCCGGGGAATTAATCGGCCTGCAAATGGGCCTTTCATTCGCCACTTTTGTTGATCCCACCAGCCACCTGAACATGCCGGTCCTGGCGCGCCTTGTCGATATGCTGGCGTTGCTGTTGTTCCTGACACTCAATGGGCATTTGTGGCTGATTTCAATGCTGGTGGACACATTCCACACTTTGCCGATTGGCGGTAACCCGGTAAACGGCAATGCTTACATGGCGTTAACGCGGGCGGCTGGGATGATTTTCCTCAATGGTTTAATGCTGGCGCTGCCGATTATCACCCTGCTACTGACCATTAACCTCTCCCTTGGCTTACTGAACCGTATGGCGCCGCAATTATCGGTGTTTGTGATCGGTTTTCCCGTTACGTTAAGCGTCGGTATTTTACTGATGGCGGCCATGATGCCGTTAATCGCTCCGTTCTGCGAACGTTTATTCAGCGAGATATTCAATCTGTTAGCGGATATTGTCAGCGAGCTGCCACGAAATACAAACCCGTAA
- the yedA gene encoding drug/metabolite exporter YedA has product MRFRQVLPLIGALFALYIIWGSTYFVIRIGVESWPPFMLAGTRFFCAGVLLTAVLLLTGHKLPPLRPLLNAALIGVLLLAVGNGFVTVAEHQNVPSGIAAVVVATVPLFTLCFSRFFGIATRKLEWLGIAIGLAGIILLNSGGNLSGNPWGAGLILLGSISWAFGSVYGSRVELPTGMMAGAIEMLTAGIVLLAASAISGERLTAVPPASGFFAVAYLALFGSIIAINAYMYLIRNVSPAVATSYAYVNPVVAVLLGTGFGGEHLSPVEWLALGIIILAVVLVTLGKYLLPVRPVVTPCEAEK; this is encoded by the coding sequence ATGCGTTTCAGGCAAGTTTTACCTCTTATTGGAGCGCTTTTTGCGCTCTATATCATTTGGGGTTCCACGTACTTCGTTATCCGTATTGGCGTTGAAAGCTGGCCGCCGTTTATGCTGGCCGGTACGCGCTTTTTCTGCGCCGGGGTGCTGTTAACCGCGGTGTTGCTGTTGACCGGCCACAAGCTGCCGCCGCTGCGCCCGCTGCTCAACGCCGCGCTGATTGGCGTGCTGCTGCTGGCGGTGGGTAACGGTTTTGTCACCGTGGCCGAACATCAGAATGTCCCGTCCGGTATTGCCGCCGTGGTTGTCGCGACGGTTCCGCTGTTTACCCTTTGCTTCAGCCGCTTTTTCGGTATCGCCACGCGCAAACTGGAATGGTTAGGCATCGCCATTGGTCTGGCGGGCATTATTTTGCTCAACAGCGGCGGTAACTTAAGCGGTAACCCGTGGGGTGCCGGGTTGATTCTGCTGGGATCGATAAGCTGGGCGTTTGGTTCGGTGTACGGTTCGCGCGTCGAGCTACCGACTGGCATGATGGCAGGCGCTATTGAAATGTTAACCGCCGGCATTGTTCTGCTTGCGGCATCCGCCATCAGTGGCGAGCGCCTCACCGCCGTACCGCCGGCATCCGGCTTCTTCGCCGTGGCCTACCTGGCGCTGTTCGGCTCGATCATCGCCATCAATGCCTATATGTATTTAATCCGCAACGTGTCGCCTGCCGTGGCCACCAGCTACGCCTACGTCAACCCGGTGGTCGCCGTGCTGCTCGGCACCGGCTTTGGTGGCGAACACCTCTCCCCAGTTGAGTGGCTGGCGCTGGGTATTATTATTCTGGCGGTGGTGCTGGTCACGCTGGGTAAATACCTGCTCCCGGTGCGCCCGGTGGTTACGCCGTGCGAGGCGGAGAAGTAA
- the fliN gene encoding flagellar motor switch protein FliN has product MSDMNNPSDENSGALDDLWADALNEQKTTSGTKTAADAVFQQLGGGEVGGNLQDIDLIMDIPVKLTVELGRTRMTIKELLRLTQGSVVALDGLAGEPLDILINGYLIAQGEVVVVADKYGVRITDIITPSERMRRLSR; this is encoded by the coding sequence ATGAGTGATATGAACAATCCGTCCGATGAGAACAGCGGAGCACTGGACGATCTGTGGGCTGACGCGTTGAACGAACAAAAAACCACGTCTGGCACGAAAACCGCGGCTGACGCCGTGTTCCAGCAGCTTGGCGGCGGCGAAGTTGGCGGTAATCTTCAGGATATCGATTTGATTATGGATATCCCCGTCAAACTGACGGTTGAATTGGGTCGTACCCGCATGACGATCAAAGAGCTGCTGCGCCTGACGCAGGGTTCGGTGGTCGCCCTTGATGGGCTGGCGGGTGAACCGCTGGATATCCTGATCAACGGTTATTTGATAGCTCAAGGTGAAGTCGTGGTGGTGGCCGATAAATACGGCGTGCGCATCACCGACATCATCACGCCTTCCGAGCGTATGCGTCGTCTGAGCCGCTGA
- the fliM gene encoding flagellar motor switch protein FliM encodes MGDSILSQAEIDALLNGDSDKSDEPKPGMAGESDIRPYDPNTQRRVVRERLQALEIINERFARQFRMGLFNLLRRSPDITVGAIRIQPYHEFARNLPVPTNLNLIHLKPLRGTGLFVFSPSLVFIAVDNLFGGDGRFPTKVEGREFTHTEQRVINRMLKLALEAYSDAWKAIHPLDVEYVRSEMQVKFTNITTSPNDIVVNTPFHVEIGNLTGEFNICLPFSMIEPLRETLVNPPLENSRNEDQNWRDNLVRQVQHSELTLIANFADIPLRLSQILKLKPGDVLPIDKPDRIIAHVDGVPVLTSQYGTVNGQYALRVEHLINPILNSLNEEQPK; translated from the coding sequence ATGGGCGATAGTATTCTTTCTCAGGCAGAAATCGATGCGCTGCTTAATGGCGACAGCGATAAAAGTGATGAGCCGAAACCGGGTATGGCGGGCGAAAGCGACATTCGCCCCTATGACCCGAATACCCAGCGCCGCGTCGTTCGTGAACGTTTACAGGCGCTGGAGATCATCAACGAACGTTTCGCACGCCAGTTTCGCATGGGGTTGTTCAACCTGCTGCGTCGTAGCCCGGATATCACCGTCGGCGCGATCCGCATTCAGCCCTACCATGAATTTGCGCGTAACTTACCCGTTCCCACCAACCTTAACTTGATCCACTTAAAACCGCTGCGCGGAACCGGCCTGTTCGTGTTCTCGCCAAGCCTGGTGTTTATCGCTGTGGATAACTTGTTTGGCGGTGACGGGCGTTTTCCAACCAAAGTGGAAGGCCGCGAGTTCACGCACACTGAACAACGCGTGATCAACCGCATGCTGAAGCTGGCGCTTGAAGCGTACAGCGACGCGTGGAAAGCGATTCACCCGCTTGATGTTGAATACGTGCGTTCTGAAATGCAGGTGAAGTTTACGAACATCACCACATCGCCTAACGATATCGTCGTCAATACGCCGTTCCATGTGGAAATCGGCAACCTGACCGGTGAGTTCAATATCTGTCTGCCGTTCAGCATGATCGAGCCGCTGCGCGAAACGCTGGTTAACCCGCCGCTGGAAAACTCACGCAATGAAGACCAGAACTGGCGTGACAACCTGGTGCGTCAGGTTCAGCACTCTGAGCTGACTTTGATTGCCAATTTCGCGGATATTCCCCTGCGCCTGTCGCAGATACTTAAGCTCAAACCCGGCGATGTGCTGCCGATTGATAAACCCGACCGCATTATCGCGCACGTCGACGGCGTACCGGTGCTTACCAGCCAGTACGGTACGGTCAACGGGCAATATGCGTTACGTGTTGAGCACTTGATAAACCCGATTTTGAATTCGCTGAATGAGGAACAGCCCAAATGA
- the fliQ gene encoding flagellar biosynthesis protein FliQ — translation MTPESVMMMGTEAMKVALALASPLLLIALITGLVISILQAATQINEMTLSFIPKIIAVFVTIVVAGPWMLNLLLDYMRTLFNNIPYIIG, via the coding sequence ATGACACCCGAATCGGTCATGATGATGGGCACCGAGGCGATGAAAGTCGCGCTCGCGCTCGCCTCCCCGCTGCTGCTGATCGCGCTGATCACCGGCCTTGTGATCAGCATTTTGCAGGCGGCGACGCAAATCAACGAAATGACGCTCTCGTTTATCCCGAAAATTATCGCGGTGTTTGTCACTATCGTGGTTGCCGGGCCGTGGATGCTCAATTTGCTGCTTGATTATATGCGTACTCTGTTCAACAACATTCCTTACATCATCGGGTAA
- a CDS encoding mannosyl-3-phosphoglycerate phosphatase-related protein — MPSLEDPLLVFTDVDGTLLDSHTGEWQAAAGWLARLREKQIPVILCSSKTAAEMIAIQNMLQLQGLPFIAENGAVIQLDEHWQDHDDYPRIITGAPHAEIARVLMQLRKSNDWKFTTFAELDEHVLAELTGLPPAQASLAKLQEASETLIWRDSDERMASFDEALSQLGLRFVQGARFWHVLDERGGKDQAVNWLTRQYRHYRGKHSQTVGLGDGPNDAPLLENVDYAIVVRGLNRQGIQLHHDTAERVYHTELEGAAGWREGLDHVFGVSSEEQT, encoded by the coding sequence ATGCCGAGCCTGGAAGACCCGTTACTGGTGTTTACCGATGTGGATGGCACATTGCTCGATAGCCATACCGGCGAGTGGCAAGCGGCCGCAGGCTGGCTTGCCCGCCTGCGCGAAAAGCAGATCCCGGTGATTTTATGCAGCAGCAAGACGGCGGCGGAGATGATAGCTATCCAAAACATGTTGCAGCTACAGGGCTTGCCGTTTATCGCTGAGAATGGCGCGGTTATACAACTTGATGAACATTGGCAGGATCATGACGATTACCCGCGCATTATTACCGGTGCGCCGCATGCGGAAATCGCCCGCGTGCTTATGCAGTTACGTAAGAGTAACGACTGGAAGTTCACCACGTTTGCCGAGCTGGATGAGCATGTGCTCGCCGAGCTGACCGGCCTGCCGCCTGCGCAAGCGAGCCTCGCGAAGTTGCAGGAAGCGTCTGAAACGCTGATCTGGCGCGACAGCGATGAACGCATGGCCTCGTTTGACGAAGCGCTGTCGCAGTTAGGCCTGCGTTTCGTGCAGGGCGCGCGCTTTTGGCATGTGCTGGATGAGCGCGGCGGGAAAGATCAGGCGGTGAATTGGCTGACCCGCCAATATCGCCATTACCGGGGAAAACATTCGCAGACCGTTGGGCTAGGCGATGGCCCCAACGATGCGCCGCTGCTTGAAAACGTTGATTACGCGATTGTAGTCAGAGGCCTGAACCGCCAGGGGATCCAGCTTCACCACGACACGGCAGAGCGCGTCTACCATACTGAACTGGAAGGCGCAGCGGGCTGGCGCGAAGGGCTGGATCACGTGTTCGGCGTTTCATCCGAGGAACAAACCTGA
- the rcsA gene encoding transcriptional regulator RcsA yields the protein MSTIIMDLCSYTRLGLTGYLTSRGVKKREINDVQTVDELESACATLQPSVVFINEDCFIHDPSSSQHIKQVINQHPRALFIVFMAIANIHFDEYLLVRKNLLISSKSIKPESLDNILGDYLNKEKKSVGPINLPTLSLSRTESSMLKMWMSGQDTIQISDQMNIKAKTVSSHKGNIKRKIKTHNKQVIYHVVRLTDNVTTGIFVNMR from the coding sequence ATGTCAACGATTATTATGGATTTATGCAGTTATACCCGGTTGGGATTAACAGGGTATCTGACGAGCCGGGGGGTAAAAAAACGGGAAATCAACGACGTTCAAACTGTCGATGAACTCGAATCAGCTTGCGCCACACTACAGCCATCCGTGGTGTTTATTAATGAGGACTGCTTTATCCATGACCCAAGCAGCAGTCAACATATAAAGCAAGTCATTAATCAGCATCCCCGTGCGCTGTTTATTGTGTTTATGGCAATCGCCAATATCCATTTTGATGAATACCTGTTAGTCCGTAAAAACCTGTTAATCAGTTCTAAATCAATAAAACCGGAATCACTGGATAATATTTTGGGAGATTACCTGAACAAGGAGAAAAAAAGCGTCGGACCCATTAATTTGCCAACGCTTTCACTAAGTCGGACCGAATCCAGCATGTTAAAAATGTGGATGTCAGGTCAGGATACGATTCAAATCTCCGATCAGATGAATATTAAAGCCAAAACGGTATCATCACATAAGGGAAATATTAAAAGGAAAATTAAAACGCATAATAAACAAGTCATTTATCATGTAGTGCGGCTAACAGATAATGTTACCACTGGTATATTTGTTAATATGCGTTAA
- the yodD gene encoding YodD family peroxide/acid resistance protein — MKTAREYDETAKRDVHVDVDALLAAINEISESEVHRIEDGDGQRVSIDGREYHTWRELAEAFELDVHDFSITEANR; from the coding sequence ATGAAAACGGCGAGAGAGTACGACGAAACGGCCAAACGCGATGTGCACGTAGATGTCGACGCGCTGCTGGCGGCCATTAATGAGATCAGCGAAAGCGAAGTTCACCGCATTGAGGACGGAGATGGTCAGCGCGTAAGCATTGATGGTCGGGAGTATCACACCTGGCGGGAACTGGCGGAAGCTTTTGAGCTGGACGTGCATGACTTCAGCATCACAGAGGCAAATCGCTAG
- the dgcQ gene encoding cellulose biosynthesis regulator diguanylate cyclase DgcQ → MRQLNVVNVPGQHKNAKRYFDPTWVVNLCFVIVMVFSTMLTWREVIVLEGAYGASQRSALANVSNALDMQMQVGIDRLLFFRHTMQAALQTPLDLNILRKRHDEFDSKRALPQWRVGVDNPRTLPVYGVSDYFVNQTDLLNRDNDALHNELTAAIELGYLFRLSSHALLAPRKSWYVSRAGFFISTEAVNNEQDIVPTYYHLLMHPWFSGQQLHENHGRGVRWFTDLAPKSPNGSNVVASVPLDYNGYWFGVVMMSFPVDAITQLLIGTQQGVQERERGEYQLYDTNFKLLTSTLSTSAADRTFNRKERALLEADMARDTIGGMRLGSRYVSWQKLKHFGGVLLRIHTLREGIIGDFGRITIAMFILWLLFMAMLLVAWGVIRRMVKNMYAMQRTLQWQAWYDPLTRLCNRGALFERAKTISKLTRSQKLPFAVIQLDLDHFKNVNDRFGHQAGDLVLSHTAGLISSTIRDQDVAGRVGGEEFCILLPGSTLLQATQIAERIRQRIGSKEMLIHKHTTIRISASFGVCDALEEGNYDFEYLQSVADRRLYRAKNNGRNQVCSSDETPNT, encoded by the coding sequence GTGCGGCAGCTCAATGTCGTCAACGTGCCCGGACAACATAAAAACGCTAAACGCTATTTCGATCCAACATGGGTGGTCAACCTCTGTTTTGTGATCGTTATGGTCTTTTCCACGATGCTGACCTGGCGTGAAGTGATTGTTCTTGAGGGCGCGTATGGCGCGAGTCAACGCAGTGCGCTGGCCAACGTTAGCAACGCGCTGGACATGCAAATGCAGGTCGGTATCGACAGGCTACTGTTTTTCCGCCACACCATGCAGGCAGCACTGCAAACGCCGCTGGATCTGAACATACTGCGTAAACGTCACGACGAGTTCGACAGCAAACGGGCGCTGCCGCAGTGGCGTGTTGGCGTGGATAATCCGCGTACGTTGCCGGTGTATGGCGTTTCTGATTATTTCGTCAATCAAACCGATTTGCTCAACCGCGACAACGATGCGCTGCACAATGAACTGACCGCCGCTATTGAACTCGGCTATCTATTTCGTCTCTCCTCCCATGCGCTGTTGGCGCCGCGCAAGTCCTGGTACGTTTCGCGCGCCGGGTTTTTTATTTCCACCGAAGCCGTGAACAACGAACAAGATATTGTCCCGACTTACTATCACTTACTGATGCATCCGTGGTTTAGCGGGCAACAATTGCACGAGAATCACGGTCGAGGCGTGCGTTGGTTTACCGACCTGGCGCCGAAAAGCCCCAACGGCAGCAATGTCGTTGCCAGTGTACCGCTTGATTACAACGGCTACTGGTTTGGCGTGGTGATGATGAGTTTCCCGGTGGATGCGATTACTCAGTTGCTGATCGGCACCCAGCAGGGCGTACAGGAACGTGAGCGCGGCGAATATCAGCTCTATGATACGAATTTCAAGCTGCTGACCAGCACATTGTCGACGAGCGCGGCGGATCGCACCTTCAACCGCAAAGAGCGCGCGTTGCTCGAAGCGGATATGGCGCGCGACACCATTGGCGGCATGCGGCTTGGCTCGCGCTATGTGAGCTGGCAAAAGCTAAAACATTTTGGCGGCGTACTGTTGCGCATCCATACGTTGCGCGAAGGGATTATCGGCGATTTTGGCCGCATCACCATTGCGATGTTTATTCTGTGGCTGCTGTTTATGGCGATGCTGCTGGTGGCCTGGGGCGTGATCCGCCGGATGGTGAAAAACATGTACGCCATGCAAAGAACATTGCAATGGCAAGCGTGGTACGACCCGTTAACGCGCCTGTGCAATCGCGGCGCGCTGTTTGAGCGGGCGAAAACCATATCGAAACTCACGCGCTCGCAAAAACTGCCTTTCGCAGTCATTCAGCTCGATCTGGATCACTTCAAAAACGTCAACGACCGCTTTGGTCACCAGGCCGGGGATTTAGTGCTGTCGCATACCGCCGGGCTTATCAGCAGCACCATCCGCGATCAGGATGTCGCCGGGCGCGTCGGCGGCGAGGAGTTTTGCATTCTGTTGCCGGGGAGCACGCTATTGCAGGCGACGCAGATCGCCGAGCGTATTCGCCAGCGCATCGGCAGCAAAGAGATGTTGATTCATAAGCACACGACCATCCGCATCAGTGCTTCTTTCGGTGTCTGCGACGCGCTGGAAGAGGGCAATTATGATTTCGAATATCTGCAATCCGTTGCCGATCGTCGTTTATACCGGGCGAAAAACAACGGGCGAAATCAGGTTTGTTCCTCGGATGAAACGCCGAACACGTGA
- a CDS encoding YodC family protein — protein sequence MVFVVSDEVQAKNGGPRMIVTGYASGMVECRWYDGYGVKREAFREDELMPGDRRRIHEEA from the coding sequence ATGGTCTTTGTGGTCAGCGATGAAGTTCAGGCGAAAAATGGTGGTCCGCGCATGATCGTCACCGGTTACGCCAGCGGTATGGTGGAGTGTCGGTGGTATGACGGCTATGGAGTCAAACGGGAAGCCTTTCGTGAAGATGAACTGATGCCTGGCGACAGGCGCAGGATCCACGAAGAAGCATAA
- the fliL gene encoding flagellar basal body-associated protein FliL, producing MTDSALNKKRKRSIWIPLLVLITLAACATAGYSYWRMQQKPAANAKVEAPPPPAPVFFALDTFTVNLGDADRVLYVGITLRLKDDATRARLSEYLPEVRSRLLLLFSRQDANQLATNEGKQNLATAIKETIATPLVPGQPKQEVTDVLYTAFILR from the coding sequence ATGACTGACTCCGCTCTCAACAAAAAACGCAAGCGCTCTATCTGGATCCCGCTGCTGGTGTTAATCACACTCGCGGCATGTGCCACAGCTGGCTATAGTTACTGGCGTATGCAACAAAAACCAGCGGCTAACGCCAAAGTGGAAGCTCCGCCTCCGCCTGCGCCTGTCTTCTTCGCACTGGACACCTTTACCGTGAACCTGGGCGACGCAGACCGCGTGCTCTATGTCGGGATCACGCTGCGTCTGAAAGATGACGCCACGCGGGCAAGATTGAGTGAATATCTGCCGGAAGTGCGTAGCCGCTTGTTGCTGTTGTTCTCACGTCAGGACGCTAATCAGCTCGCAACCAACGAGGGCAAGCAGAACCTTGCTACCGCGATTAAAGAAACAATCGCAACGCCATTAGTGCCAGGACAACCGAAGCAGGAAGTCACTGACGTTCTTTATACAGCTTTCATTTTGCGGTAA